One window from the genome of Oreochromis niloticus isolate F11D_XX unplaced genomic scaffold, O_niloticus_UMD_NMBU tig00008484_pilon, whole genome shotgun sequence encodes:
- the LOC109198383 gene encoding filamin-C-like isoform X1, with product MPESVDLFLFFLLSKTEKSRNSQLTKLQVKVLPTHDASKVRASGSGLKTTGVPSSLPVKFNIDGKDAGPRREAQEANICDNHDGTYLVSYVPDMTDSCSVHPDSSPYAAVMPALSK from the exons atgcctgaatctgtagatctttttcttttctttttgttgtctaaaacagaaaaatcccgaaacagtcagctcacaaagttgcag gtgaaggtgctgcccacccatgatgccagcaaggtgcgtGCAAGTGGATCCGGCCTTAAAACCACTGGAGTGCCCAGCTCTCTGCCAGTGAAGTTCAACATTGATGGCAAAGATGCAG GACCCAGACGGGAAGCCCAAGAAGCAAATATCTGTGACAACCATGATGGGACCTACCTGGTGTCTTATGTGCCAGACATGACTGACAG CTGCTCAGTCCATCCAGACTCCTCTCCATATGCAGCAGTGATGCCGGCTCTCTCCAAGTGA
- the LOC109198383 gene encoding filamin-C-like isoform X2, translated as MQVKVLPTHDASKVRASGSGLKTTGVPSSLPVKFNIDGKDAGPRREAQEANICDNHDGTYLVSYVPDMTDSCSVHPDSSPYAAVMPALSK; from the exons atgcag gtgaaggtgctgcccacccatgatgccagcaaggtgcgtGCAAGTGGATCCGGCCTTAAAACCACTGGAGTGCCCAGCTCTCTGCCAGTGAAGTTCAACATTGATGGCAAAGATGCAG GACCCAGACGGGAAGCCCAAGAAGCAAATATCTGTGACAACCATGATGGGACCTACCTGGTGTCTTATGTGCCAGACATGACTGACAG CTGCTCAGTCCATCCAGACTCCTCTCCATATGCAGCAGTGATGCCGGCTCTCTCCAAGTGA